In Flavobacterium sp. N3904, one DNA window encodes the following:
- a CDS encoding rubredoxin translates to MELTRLIVKGGVLSPGELREIVNMGIEQGLDAISFGSRQDIIFPKGFKTSMPEKLGKHHFVLPNEKSGNNIVSSYVSTDIFRNTPWLTGNKFLYILEQFKEQPKLKVNITDPKQQLVPLFTGHINFIASHHEDYWFLYVRLPKWDKMELFPVLIYSWDIGKVYYEIEKILQEEPDTVDMIFQLISDLDTNNRTIDQPLNIPFYPFPYYEGMNRLGIDQYWLGLYWRNNLYDLEFLKEMCDLCFDCKIGKICITPWKSFIVKGIPKDRKLDWEKFLGKKGINVRHSLLELNWHLPVATEWALNLKTFLVRTLDQFDISTYGLTFGLSDYNRDGHYFTSVVIEKNESPKDLESIKIRDTFNVLYAKNFDPNTKEYIVHAQDVDKLELPNILIELSKKYFEELGTSVLEFQNTTAKKETKAQDIHQCQECLTVYNSDYGDVIQGVEKGTLFKDLPVDYCCSLCEAPKSSFIALTEAPV, encoded by the coding sequence ATGGAATTAACAAGACTCATAGTAAAAGGTGGAGTACTATCTCCGGGAGAATTGCGAGAAATTGTAAATATGGGAATCGAGCAAGGACTTGACGCCATCTCTTTTGGTTCCAGACAAGACATCATTTTCCCAAAAGGATTCAAAACTAGTATGCCCGAAAAATTAGGCAAACATCATTTTGTTTTACCCAACGAAAAAAGCGGCAATAACATTGTTTCCTCTTATGTTTCGACCGATATTTTCAGGAACACCCCTTGGCTGACCGGAAACAAATTCCTGTATATCTTGGAACAATTTAAGGAACAACCCAAACTCAAAGTCAACATAACCGACCCGAAACAGCAACTCGTTCCGCTATTTACGGGGCATATCAACTTTATAGCTTCGCACCACGAGGATTATTGGTTCCTGTATGTTCGTTTGCCGAAATGGGACAAAATGGAACTTTTCCCCGTATTGATCTACAGTTGGGACATTGGAAAAGTGTATTACGAAATCGAAAAAATCCTGCAAGAAGAACCCGATACGGTCGATATGATTTTCCAGCTCATCAGTGATTTGGACACCAACAACAGAACCATTGACCAACCGTTAAACATTCCGTTCTACCCTTTTCCCTATTATGAAGGAATGAACCGACTCGGCATCGATCAATACTGGCTTGGGCTTTATTGGCGCAACAACCTTTACGATCTGGAATTCCTAAAAGAAATGTGTGATTTGTGTTTCGACTGCAAAATCGGAAAAATATGCATCACCCCCTGGAAATCCTTCATCGTCAAAGGAATCCCCAAAGACCGCAAACTCGATTGGGAAAAATTCCTGGGCAAAAAAGGAATCAACGTTCGTCATTCGCTGCTCGAACTCAACTGGCATTTACCTGTCGCTACAGAATGGGCTCTCAACCTCAAAACCTTCCTCGTGCGTACCCTCGATCAGTTTGACATCAGCACCTATGGACTCACCTTCGGGCTATCCGACTACAATCGGGACGGTCACTATTTTACCTCGGTAGTCATCGAAAAAAACGAATCGCCAAAGGATCTCGAATCCATCAAAATCCGAGACACCTTCAACGTTTTGTACGCCAAAAATTTTGACCCCAACACCAAGGAATACATCGTACATGCACAAGATGTCGACAAACTCGAATTGCCCAATATCCTAATAGAATTGAGTAAAAAATACTTCGAAGAACTCGGTACCAGCGTACTAGAATTCCAAAACACTACCGCCAAAAAAGAAACCAAAGCGCAAGACATTCATCAATGTCAAGAATGCTTAACGGTCTATAACTCGGATTACGGCGATGTCATTCAAGGTGTCGAAAAAGGCACTCTTTTCAAAGATTTACCTGTAGATTACTGCTGTTCGTTATGCGAAGCGCCCAAAAGCAGTTTCATTGCATTGACAGAAGCTCCGGTTTAA
- a CDS encoding RDD family protein, whose protein sequence is MSNRTDEELIKIVTVDSGKYQELALETAKKEIELRNIDQDRFKEVAEKVEVEKQKLEKVENKTVHSKIRFLNFLIDFILIFILYNLIIPNLETLLPLTNQISRAIYRLTSFIIFVTTYYIFFEHKYQKTIGKIITKTKVVNLEGEKAELGDIISRTFCRFIPFDRFSFFFTRNGFHDAISNTKVIKDN, encoded by the coding sequence ATGTCAAATAGAACTGACGAAGAATTAATCAAAATTGTAACAGTTGATAGTGGGAAATATCAAGAATTAGCACTTGAAACTGCAAAAAAAGAAATTGAACTGCGAAATATTGACCAAGATCGATTCAAAGAAGTTGCTGAAAAAGTGGAAGTAGAAAAACAGAAACTTGAAAAAGTAGAGAATAAAACTGTACACTCAAAAATTAGATTTCTGAACTTCTTAATTGACTTCATTTTAATTTTTATACTTTATAACTTAATTATTCCAAATCTTGAAACTTTATTGCCACTAACAAATCAAATTTCAAGAGCAATATACAGATTGACTTCATTCATAATTTTTGTCACAACTTATTATATATTTTTTGAACATAAATATCAAAAAACAATAGGAAAAATTATAACGAAAACAAAAGTTGTAAATCTAGAAGGCGAAAAAGCAGAACTTGGAGATATAATAAGTCGAACATTTTGCAGATTTATTCCTTTTGATAGATTTTCATTCTTTTTTACAAGAAATGGATTTCACGATGCAATATCAAATACGAAAGTGATAAAAGACAACTGA
- a CDS encoding ATP-binding protein, whose amino-acid sequence MYLFALITIAVTVVLSQLLIQYNLYSQLSDSRIINISGKQRMLSQKLTKEVLILNFITDSLQKENQINAISKTISLWKFNHYSLVNGNDSLGFPKEKNAILTEYFEKLKPNFDIIIATTNSFLANKKENKNEQENQKLVQTILENETIFLSKMNQIVSEYDREALEKVTLQRKTEYGILAFTLLVLLLEFLFIFKPTNKRIELLIHNLLSSERKALKLAQDTEIISEAKENSVKELKSLNYAMENTLLYCRIATDGTIIHIGEKFSKLLQYNPFLSDKKFGQVLTPIEKEQLLIDRIVLENHGRGWQGELNITTRNAQSLWLDLSMVPVTIKKDESELLIICFDITERKKAVQEVERLNAANIADKLSQQKIISSKIVENQENEQNRIAREIHDGIGQMLTGLKFSLESINLDDKEKSAQKIEYLKQLSLDIIKGVRTATFNLMPPELSDHGINSALSKLTSELSKLTGKNILFYNKTDFNSRLDSLIEINIYRLTQEAINNAIKYADSSHIIVQLSHSATLLSITVDDNGKGFDINAVEKKRNSESGMGLLFMKERIQYINGRVFFNSIPNEGTRITFNVPI is encoded by the coding sequence ATGTACTTATTCGCCTTAATTACTATTGCCGTAACCGTGGTTTTGAGTCAGCTCCTTATTCAATACAACTTGTACAGCCAACTCAGCGATTCCAGAATCATAAACATTTCGGGAAAGCAAAGAATGCTTAGCCAAAAACTTACAAAAGAAGTTTTAATCCTGAATTTTATTACTGATTCTTTACAAAAAGAGAATCAAATAAATGCCATCTCCAAAACCATTTCACTATGGAAATTCAACCATTATTCGTTAGTAAACGGAAATGACAGTTTGGGTTTCCCCAAAGAAAAAAATGCTATTCTCACTGAATATTTTGAAAAATTAAAGCCCAATTTTGACATTATAATTGCGACTACCAATTCTTTTTTAGCCAACAAAAAAGAAAATAAAAACGAGCAGGAAAATCAAAAATTGGTTCAAACTATTCTCGAAAACGAAACTATTTTTCTTTCGAAAATGAACCAAATTGTTAGTGAATATGATAGAGAAGCACTTGAAAAAGTAACCCTGCAGCGCAAAACAGAATATGGTATTCTTGCTTTTACTTTATTGGTTTTATTACTGGAATTTTTATTCATTTTTAAACCGACCAACAAAAGGATTGAATTACTCATACACAACCTTTTATCTTCCGAACGGAAAGCATTAAAATTGGCTCAAGACACTGAAATCATCAGCGAAGCAAAAGAAAATTCGGTTAAAGAATTGAAATCCCTCAATTATGCGATGGAGAACACCCTACTCTATTGCCGAATTGCAACAGACGGAACCATCATTCATATTGGTGAAAAATTCTCCAAACTACTACAATACAACCCTTTTCTTTCGGATAAAAAATTTGGACAAGTACTAACACCTATAGAAAAAGAGCAACTCCTTATCGATCGAATCGTCCTCGAAAACCACGGCAGAGGCTGGCAAGGCGAACTGAATATAACCACCAGAAATGCACAATCGCTTTGGCTGGATTTGTCGATGGTGCCTGTTACGATTAAAAAAGACGAATCAGAACTTTTGATTATCTGTTTTGACATCACCGAACGCAAAAAAGCCGTTCAGGAAGTAGAGCGTTTGAATGCTGCTAACATTGCCGACAAATTAAGCCAACAGAAAATAATATCAAGTAAAATTGTCGAAAACCAGGAAAACGAACAAAACCGAATTGCCAGAGAAATTCACGACGGAATTGGACAAATGTTGACTGGGTTAAAATTCAGCCTCGAAAGTATCAATCTGGATGACAAAGAAAAATCAGCTCAAAAAATTGAGTACCTAAAACAACTTTCGCTTGATATTATAAAAGGAGTTCGTACAGCCACTTTCAACCTCATGCCACCGGAATTGAGCGATCACGGAATCAATTCGGCTCTTTCAAAATTAACCTCAGAGCTTTCTAAACTTACTGGAAAGAACATTCTTTTTTACAATAAAACCGATTTTAACAGCCGTTTGGACTCTTTAATCGAAATCAACATTTATCGATTGACTCAAGAAGCCATAAACAATGCCATCAAATATGCTGATTCTAGTCATATCATCGTACAACTTTCACATAGCGCGACACTCTTGAGCATCACAGTTGACGACAACGGAAAAGGATTTGACATTAATGCCGTTGAAAAAAAGCGAAACAGCGAATCTGGAATGGGATTACTATTTATGAAAGAGAGAATTCAGTACATTAATGGTCGTGTTTTCTTTAATTCTATTCCAAACGAAGGAACGAGAATCACGTTTAATGTTCCTATCTAA
- a CDS encoding response regulator transcription factor encodes MNNTIRVVLADDHVFVRDGIKSLLENEANITVVGEATDGLEALTLINNLQPDLLILDIRMPNLTGIEVVEQLRSKNNLVKIVMLSMHESEEYVLKSIQAGADGYLLKGSSKEEFLKALHTVANGGKYFSGDISSILIGQLTNPTFTAETKQSLGEDQVITKREKEILRLLLTGKGNKEIAEALDISKRTAEVHRFNLMKKLKVKNLMELSNKATEYSLL; translated from the coding sequence ATGAATAATACAATTCGAGTAGTTCTTGCAGATGACCACGTATTTGTGAGAGATGGCATAAAATCATTGTTGGAAAATGAAGCCAACATTACTGTTGTAGGTGAAGCTACAGATGGTCTTGAGGCCTTAACTTTAATAAACAATCTCCAACCCGATTTATTAATTCTTGATATTAGAATGCCAAACCTAACAGGTATTGAGGTGGTTGAACAACTACGAAGCAAAAACAATTTGGTAAAAATTGTAATGCTTTCTATGCATGAATCCGAAGAATACGTATTGAAATCCATACAAGCAGGAGCCGACGGATACTTACTTAAAGGATCCAGCAAAGAAGAATTTTTGAAAGCATTGCATACCGTTGCCAATGGCGGAAAATATTTTAGTGGAGACATTTCATCCATATTGATTGGCCAATTGACTAATCCAACATTTACAGCCGAAACGAAACAATCTTTGGGCGAAGACCAAGTAATTACCAAAAGAGAAAAAGAAATTCTAAGACTTCTACTAACAGGAAAAGGAAACAAAGAAATTGCAGAAGCATTGGACATCAGTAAAAGAACTGCCGAAGTGCATCGATTTAATTTGATGAAAAAATTAAAAGTAAAAAACCTGATGGAGCTTTCGAACAAAGCCACAGAGTATTCGCTTTTATAA
- a CDS encoding MFS transporter has translation MSTTHSLSQSHRILFLNTLAFTVCFACWTLNGVLVTFLVDNGIFKWDVVQVGWLLGIPILTGSIMRLPIGMLTDKFGGKYVFSLLLLLCSIPLFLLPFADSFFMFAFLSFLFGMVGTSFAVGIGFTSIWYPKEWQGRALGIFGMGNAGAAITTFMAPSLLNEFSIADPQNGWKLLPVLYGAALVVIGIIFLLFTKNKKMENQTKSVPQMLQSLKNVRVWRFGAYYFLVFGCFVAYSQWLLPNFMNVYQTSLVMGGMFATMFSLPSGVIRAFGGFLSDKFGARKVMYWVLSSSVILSALLMVPKMDITTSGPGVMATKKGIITAVTKTLVKVGEKKFPINLKINKPIENTIFPTRNSWQQVVVTKNQEVKKKELIAKGVTAIHFSANMWVYLVLVILIGISWGIGKAAVYKHIPEYFPTEVGVVGGMVGMIGGLGGFFGPIIFGYLLTCTGIWSSSWIFILLLSVLCLIWMHMTVTKIMNEKQPILSKEMDRK, from the coding sequence ATGTCAACAACACACTCTCTTTCGCAATCGCACCGCATTTTATTTTTAAACACATTGGCCTTTACGGTGTGCTTCGCTTGTTGGACGCTCAACGGCGTTTTGGTAACATTCTTAGTAGATAACGGAATCTTCAAATGGGACGTTGTACAAGTTGGATGGCTATTGGGAATTCCAATTTTAACTGGATCAATCATGCGATTGCCAATAGGTATGCTAACCGATAAATTTGGTGGTAAATACGTATTCTCGTTATTGCTTCTCCTCTGCTCTATTCCCTTATTTCTATTACCCTTTGCAGATAGTTTTTTTATGTTCGCCTTTTTAAGTTTTCTATTTGGTATGGTTGGAACCAGTTTTGCAGTTGGTATCGGCTTCACCTCTATTTGGTATCCAAAAGAATGGCAAGGAAGAGCCTTGGGAATCTTTGGAATGGGTAATGCGGGTGCCGCTATCACAACATTTATGGCACCATCCTTATTAAACGAATTCTCTATAGCTGACCCTCAAAATGGATGGAAACTACTGCCTGTTCTGTATGGAGCGGCACTGGTTGTAATTGGCATTATCTTTTTACTTTTTACCAAAAACAAAAAAATGGAAAACCAAACCAAAAGTGTTCCTCAAATGCTACAATCCTTAAAAAATGTAAGGGTTTGGAGATTTGGAGCCTATTATTTCTTGGTCTTTGGCTGTTTTGTTGCCTATTCTCAATGGTTATTGCCGAACTTTATGAATGTCTATCAAACGAGTTTGGTCATGGGCGGAATGTTTGCCACCATGTTCAGTTTGCCGTCGGGAGTGATTCGAGCATTTGGAGGGTTTTTGTCTGATAAATTTGGTGCTAGAAAAGTGATGTATTGGGTATTAAGCTCTTCAGTAATCCTGAGTGCTTTATTAATGGTACCGAAAATGGACATCACCACCTCTGGACCAGGCGTTATGGCAACCAAAAAAGGAATCATCACTGCCGTAACAAAGACACTGGTGAAAGTGGGAGAAAAAAAATTTCCAATCAATTTAAAAATAAATAAACCTATTGAAAATACTATATTCCCAACACGTAATTCTTGGCAACAAGTTGTTGTGACAAAAAATCAAGAAGTAAAGAAAAAAGAATTAATTGCCAAAGGAGTCACCGCTATTCACTTTAGTGCCAATATGTGGGTGTATCTCGTATTGGTAATCCTTATTGGAATATCTTGGGGAATTGGTAAAGCTGCTGTTTATAAACACATCCCAGAATATTTTCCAACCGAAGTAGGAGTTGTTGGCGGAATGGTTGGAATGATTGGTGGTCTTGGCGGTTTCTTTGGACCAATCATCTTTGGCTATTTACTGACTTGCACCGGAATTTGGTCCAGCTCATGGATTTTTATATTGTTATTGTCAGTGTTATGCTTGATTTGGATGCACATGACTGTTACCAAAATCATGAACGAAAAACAACCTATTTTATCCAAAGAAATGGATCGAAAATAA
- a CDS encoding nitrate reductase: protein MQNTEIKTTCSYCGVGCGIIVKNDSKNGVTVAGDKDHPVNRGMLCSKGMNLHYVVNDTSDRILYPEMRWSKSHPKERVSWDAALDRAAAVFSSIIKKHGPDSVGFYISGQCLTEEYYLVNKLVKGFLKTNNIDTNSRLCMSSAVAGYKKTFGEDSVPVAYADIELADTFLITGANPAFCHPILFRRMEQHKEKNPKTKIIVVDPRRTDSAIAADLHLQILPGTDIVLYHAIGKRLIEKGYVDSDFVKNHTENYQLYKEMVCNSSFERASKLCGVPVTDIHLAADIIGKAKGFISMWAMGLNQSAIGVDKNTALLNLSLVTGQIGKPGSGPFSLTGQPNAMGGREVGGMANLLAVHKELNNAEHRKEVADFWGVESISEKPGLTATEMFDALESGKMKAIWIICTNPIVSLPDSRRVEKALQNAKFVVVQDISHNADTAKFADLLLPAAGWLEKEGTMTNSERRISYLPKGINAPGEALSDVEILLRFAKKMKFSGFNFNNIEAVYKEYCLMTKGTNMDISYLNYSRLKNEGTFQWPVPDYGHPGTPRLFADKKFYTPSQKAIFNIPTSIENTSALPSEKYPFILTTGRIRDQWHTMTKTGKVSRLMTHTPSPVLEINPIDAYKWDIKNGNIVVVSSKNGEVRVKAKVTETIKEGVLFLPMHWGKQLDNDLNRTNNLTNTIVDPISKEPDFKYTTVAVAKYVKPFQKIAVIGAGAAAFRFIQNYREINTTDEIIVFSNEENPFYNRVLLPEYVTAELSWESLLKIKDEALGQLNITMKSGVAIENVNTTDKVITDSNGTVHQFDTLIMATGSRPFIPENAQLHLPGRFTIRKKNDADRLKDYLDGTNLPAEEQHVVIVGGGLLGLELAAALKHKKVKITIIQRASRLMERQLDRISSKLLAEEVQLRDIQIYFDNEVSTVFETDNANELEIALKSGRIITANTIVYTIGTIPNIELAKETGLACGRGVKVNQYLQTSNPDVFAIGEIAEFNNMLFGITSAAEEQADVLANFIAGDISSFYKGSVLMNILKLEDINLCSIGQIEVPENDDSYEEIVFADLGKRYYKKCIVKNDLLIGAILMGDKNEFAEFKTMIESKIELADKRNTLLRGSSAEAKPVLGKLVCSCSQVGSGNIEDCIKSGVTNFTELCKTTGAGLGCGSCKTEVKEILAKVK from the coding sequence ATGCAAAATACAGAAATCAAAACTACGTGTTCCTATTGTGGAGTAGGATGCGGAATTATTGTAAAAAATGATTCTAAAAATGGAGTGACGGTTGCCGGCGACAAAGACCATCCCGTAAATAGAGGAATGCTTTGTTCTAAAGGGATGAATCTGCATTATGTGGTGAATGATACTTCGGATAGGATACTGTATCCCGAAATGAGATGGAGTAAATCGCATCCGAAAGAAAGAGTAAGTTGGGATGCCGCTCTGGATCGTGCTGCCGCGGTTTTTTCCTCCATTATAAAAAAACACGGACCAGACAGCGTAGGGTTTTACATCTCAGGACAATGTTTGACCGAAGAATATTATCTCGTAAACAAATTGGTTAAAGGTTTCTTGAAAACCAACAATATAGACACCAACTCCAGACTTTGCATGAGTTCGGCGGTGGCGGGTTACAAAAAGACCTTTGGGGAAGACTCGGTTCCTGTTGCTTATGCCGATATCGAACTTGCCGATACTTTCTTGATCACTGGAGCCAATCCTGCTTTTTGTCACCCGATTCTTTTCAGACGAATGGAACAACACAAAGAAAAAAATCCAAAAACAAAAATCATAGTTGTTGATCCGAGACGCACCGACTCGGCTATCGCGGCTGATTTGCACTTACAAATACTTCCGGGAACGGACATTGTTTTATACCATGCTATCGGGAAACGCTTGATCGAAAAAGGCTATGTCGATTCGGATTTTGTGAAAAACCATACCGAAAATTACCAACTGTACAAAGAGATGGTATGCAACAGTTCTTTCGAAAGAGCGTCTAAATTATGCGGTGTACCGGTAACTGACATTCACTTAGCAGCCGATATTATTGGCAAAGCCAAAGGATTTATATCCATGTGGGCTATGGGGCTAAACCAAAGTGCCATTGGTGTTGACAAAAACACCGCTTTACTAAATCTCTCATTAGTGACTGGACAAATAGGTAAACCAGGATCAGGCCCTTTCTCTTTAACTGGACAACCCAACGCTATGGGAGGTCGCGAAGTGGGTGGAATGGCCAATTTACTAGCAGTTCACAAAGAGTTAAACAATGCGGAACACCGCAAGGAAGTGGCCGATTTTTGGGGAGTGGAATCCATTTCTGAAAAACCAGGACTGACGGCAACCGAAATGTTTGACGCCTTAGAATCTGGAAAAATGAAAGCCATTTGGATAATTTGCACCAATCCTATAGTGAGTTTACCCGATTCCCGAAGAGTCGAAAAAGCCTTGCAAAACGCCAAATTCGTAGTCGTTCAAGACATCTCCCACAATGCTGATACGGCTAAGTTTGCCGATTTACTATTGCCTGCAGCTGGCTGGTTGGAAAAAGAAGGAACGATGACCAACTCGGAACGTCGCATTTCTTATTTACCAAAAGGGATTAATGCTCCAGGAGAAGCGTTATCGGATGTGGAAATTTTATTGCGTTTTGCCAAAAAAATGAAATTTTCCGGTTTCAATTTTAATAACATAGAAGCCGTTTACAAAGAATACTGCCTGATGACCAAAGGCACCAATATGGATATTTCGTATCTAAATTATTCCAGATTGAAAAACGAAGGGACTTTCCAGTGGCCCGTTCCCGATTATGGGCACCCGGGCACTCCCCGATTATTTGCCGACAAAAAATTCTATACACCTTCGCAAAAAGCGATTTTCAATATTCCGACGAGTATCGAAAACACATCCGCACTGCCTTCCGAAAAATATCCATTTATATTGACCACGGGACGTATTCGGGATCAATGGCACACGATGACCAAAACGGGAAAAGTGTCTCGATTGATGACGCACACTCCTAGCCCAGTACTAGAAATCAATCCTATTGATGCGTACAAATGGGATATAAAAAATGGCAATATTGTTGTGGTAAGCAGCAAAAACGGCGAAGTTCGCGTAAAAGCCAAAGTAACAGAAACGATCAAAGAAGGCGTTTTATTTTTGCCAATGCATTGGGGAAAACAATTGGACAACGATTTGAACAGAACCAACAATCTAACGAATACCATTGTCGATCCAATATCCAAAGAACCTGATTTCAAATACACCACGGTTGCAGTTGCCAAATACGTAAAACCGTTTCAAAAGATCGCAGTTATTGGTGCTGGAGCAGCGGCTTTTCGCTTTATACAGAATTACAGAGAAATCAATACTACCGATGAAATTATTGTATTTTCCAATGAGGAAAATCCATTCTACAATCGTGTTTTATTGCCCGAATATGTAACAGCCGAATTGTCTTGGGAAAGTCTGCTGAAAATAAAAGACGAAGCATTAGGTCAACTGAATATCACCATGAAATCGGGCGTTGCTATCGAAAATGTAAATACAACTGACAAAGTAATAACAGACAGCAACGGAACCGTTCATCAGTTTGACACCTTGATCATGGCAACGGGAAGTCGTCCTTTTATACCCGAAAATGCCCAGTTGCATCTTCCGGGACGTTTTACCATCCGAAAGAAAAATGATGCTGATAGATTAAAAGACTACTTAGACGGAACCAATTTACCCGCCGAAGAACAGCATGTAGTGATTGTGGGTGGTGGATTATTAGGATTAGAATTAGCTGCAGCACTCAAACACAAAAAAGTCAAAATTACGATTATTCAACGAGCGTCTCGATTGATGGAGCGTCAATTAGACAGAATCTCGAGTAAATTATTGGCCGAAGAAGTGCAACTGCGAGACATTCAAATTTATTTTGATAATGAAGTCAGCACCGTATTTGAAACTGACAATGCCAACGAACTCGAAATCGCCTTGAAAAGCGGTCGAATCATTACCGCCAATACCATTGTGTATACCATTGGAACCATTCCGAACATCGAATTGGCCAAGGAAACCGGGCTGGCATGCGGACGTGGCGTAAAAGTCAATCAGTATTTGCAAACCTCCAATCCAGATGTATTTGCCATTGGTGAAATTGCCGAGTTCAACAATATGTTATTCGGAATTACTTCTGCCGCCGAAGAACAAGCCGATGTTTTGGCTAATTTTATTGCCGGCGATATCAGCAGTTTTTACAAAGGATCGGTGTTGATGAATATCCTGAAACTGGAAGACATCAATCTGTGTTCGATTGGTCAAATCGAAGTGCCCGAAAATGACGATTCCTACGAAGAAATTGTTTTTGCCGACTTAGGAAAACGTTATTACAAAAAATGCATCGTCAAGAACGATTTACTCATAGGCGCCATCCTGATGGGGGACAAAAATGAGTTTGCCGAATTCAAAACGATGATCGAAAGCAAAATCGAATTGGCCGACAAGCGAAACACACTATTAAGGGGAAGCAGTGCCGAAGCCAAACCAGTATTGGGAAAACTCGTTTGTTCTTGTAGTCAGGTTGGAAGTGGAAACATAGAAGATTGCATCAAAAGCGGCGTTACCAACTTTACCGAATTGTGCAAAACCACCGGAGCGGGACTCGGCTGTGGCAGCTGCAAAACCGAAGTGAAGGAGATATTGGCGAAGGTGAAATAG
- a CDS encoding tyrosine-type recombinase/integrase, whose product MNWKAQLIKHRGESRIAIYFEKNQDWIDRIKQQEGSRWSQTLGIWHLPDTFENRMLFQIAEVPIQLPSAEGIAQIQKFKCWLLSRRYSDSTITTYTEALRYFLTFYNEKPVAEIDNNDVIRYNNEYILNNKLSGSFQNQMVSSIKLFFSTVRETKIELDKIHRPKREKVLPNVLSKEEVKLILNAHINLKHKTMLSLIYACGLRRSELLHLKPTDIDSKRGIVIIRQSKGKKDRIAPLSGKILLMLRDYYLAFKPTTWLFEGNTVGETYSEKSLQSVLKHALHKAGITKPVSLHWLRHSFATHLLENGTDLRYIQELLGHNSSKTTEIYTHVSTKNIQQIKSPFDDL is encoded by the coding sequence ATGAACTGGAAAGCACAACTCATCAAACACCGTGGTGAAAGCCGAATCGCCATTTATTTCGAAAAAAACCAAGATTGGATTGATCGTATTAAGCAACAAGAAGGATCGCGATGGAGTCAAACATTAGGCATTTGGCACTTACCGGACACCTTCGAGAACCGAATGTTATTTCAAATTGCTGAGGTCCCAATCCAACTACCTTCGGCTGAGGGAATCGCACAAATCCAAAAATTCAAATGCTGGTTATTGTCCCGCCGTTATAGCGATAGCACCATAACAACCTACACCGAAGCTTTACGATATTTTCTGACCTTTTACAACGAAAAACCGGTTGCCGAAATTGACAATAATGATGTCATTCGCTATAATAACGAATACATTTTAAACAATAAATTATCCGGTTCTTTTCAAAATCAGATGGTTAGCTCCATAAAATTATTTTTTTCGACGGTAAGAGAAACCAAAATAGAACTAGACAAAATTCACCGTCCGAAACGAGAAAAAGTACTCCCCAACGTTTTGAGCAAGGAAGAAGTAAAATTGATATTGAATGCCCACATCAACCTCAAACACAAAACGATGCTGAGTCTGATTTATGCCTGCGGATTGCGGAGAAGCGAACTTTTGCATCTAAAACCCACCGATATCGACTCCAAAAGAGGAATTGTAATTATCAGACAAAGCAAGGGCAAGAAAGACCGGATTGCTCCATTATCGGGCAAAATTTTGCTAATGCTTCGGGATTATTATTTGGCATTCAAACCAACAACCTGGTTGTTTGAAGGCAACACAGTTGGAGAAACCTACTCCGAAAAAAGCTTGCAATCGGTCTTAAAACATGCCCTACACAAAGCAGGAATAACAAAACCCGTCAGCCTTCATTGGTTGCGCCACAGTTTTGCCACACATTTGCTAGAAAACGGTACCGATTTGAGATACATACAAGAATTACTGGGTCACAACAGCAGTAAGACAACCGAAATTTACACCCACGTAAGTACGAAAAATATTCAACAAATAAAAAGTCCCTTTGATGATTTATAA